From the genome of Delphinus delphis chromosome 8, mDelDel1.2, whole genome shotgun sequence, one region includes:
- the LOC132429080 gene encoding olfactory receptor 51E1 produces the protein MVDPSGNESSATYFILIGLPGLEEAQFWLAFPLCSLYFIAVLGNLTIIYIVWTEHSLHEPMYIFLCMLSGLDVLISTSSMPKMMAIFWFNSTTIQFDACLLQMFAIHSLSGMESTVLLAMAFDRYVAICHPLRHATVLTLPRVTKIGMAAVVRGVALMAPLPFFIKHLPFCRSNILSHSYCLHQDVMKLACADIRVNIIYGLIVIISAIGLDSLLISLSYLLILKTVLGLTHEAQAKAFGTCVSHVCAVFIFYVPFIGLSMVHRFDKRHDSLLPVIMANTYLLVPPVLNPIVYGVKTKEIRQRILRLLHVTTHTSDP, from the coding sequence ATGGTGGATCCCAGTGGCAATGAATCCAGTGCCACATATTTCATTCTAATAGGCCTGCCAGGATTGGAAGAAGCTCAGTTCTGGTTGGCCTTCCCATTGTGCTCCCTCTACTTTATCGCTGTGCTAGGTAACTTGACAATCATCTACATTGTGTGGACGGAGCATAGCCTACACGAACCCATGTATATCTTTCTTTGCATGCTTTCTGGCCTTGATGTCCTCATCTCCACCTCATCCATGCCCAAAATGATGGCCATCTTCTGGTTCAATTCCACTACCATACAGTTTGATGCTTGTCTGCTACAGATGTTTGCCATCCACTCCTTATCTGGCATGGAGTCCACGGTGCTGCTGGCCATGGCCTTTGACCGTTATGTGGCAATCTGCCACCCACTACGCCATGCCACTGTGCTAACATTGCCTCGTGTTACCAAGATCGGCATGGCTGCTGTGGTACGGGGTGTTGCACTTATGGCACCCCTGCCTTTCTTCATCAAACATCTGCCCTTCTGCCGCTCCAATATCCTTTCCCATTCCTACTGCCTACACCAAGATGTCATGAAGCTGGCCTGTGCTGACATCCGCGTCAATATCATCTATGGCCTCATTGTCATCATCTCTGCCATTGGCCTGGACTCACTTCTCATCTCCTTGTCGTATCTGCTTATCCTCAAGACTGTGTTGGGCTTGACACATGAAGCCCAGGCAAAGGCATTTGGTACTTGTGTCTCTCATGTGTGTGCTGTTTTCATATTCTATGTACCTTTCATTGGGTTGTCTATGGTGCACCGGTTTGACAAGCGGCATGACTCCCTCCTGCCTGTCATCATGGCCAACACCTATCTGCTTGTTCCTCCCGTGCTCAACCCTATTGTGTATGGAGTGAAGACAAAGGAGATCCGGCAGCGTATCCTTCGTCTTTTGCATGTGACCACCCACACTTCGGATCCCTAG